A portion of the Cystobacter ferrugineus genome contains these proteins:
- a CDS encoding glycoside hydrolase family 5 protein, giving the protein MKRMGMLLSAVLFTAACGGGVAEEESALTELEQRIASPVSFFLQTSSNDWWMEARITASPAPARVEVSVNGGAWTALSQAAWDANVWTGSQSFRGTQVRLRAVNAGGSATSCSALFQPGATLSLCASDGVYGTTPGPDAGTDAGTDAGSDAGTDAGTDAGTDAGTDAGTDAGTPPPGAAGYLHTEGAKIYSSTGQVVRLTSVNWFGFEGPSRVPYGLDRRTLGGLLDQVKSLGYNSLRLPYSNTMLRDGVYPDPLSMNNALNPELAGLTSLQVMDRIIAAAGARGLRVVLDRHRPDSSSQSELWYRSNRATEEQAWIDDWKMLALRYKGNPTVVGMDLHNEPHGRATWGDGNLDTDWRLAAERAGNAILGVNPDLLIIVEGIEIYQNNWYWWGGNLRGARDYPVRLNVPGRVVYSAHDYPESVYGQPWFQNKGSTGYPANLPGVWDATWGFLVKENRAPVWLGEFGTKLLIDSDRQWIQTLTGYLASNGMSFSFWSLNPNSDDTGGLLQDDWTTVQQAKQTYIAPALAPLIP; this is encoded by the coding sequence TGGTGGATGGAGGCCCGGATCACCGCTTCTCCCGCCCCGGCGCGGGTGGAGGTGTCGGTGAACGGGGGCGCGTGGACGGCGTTGAGCCAGGCGGCCTGGGACGCGAACGTCTGGACGGGCAGCCAGTCCTTCCGGGGAACCCAGGTGCGCCTGCGCGCCGTGAACGCCGGGGGCTCGGCCACCTCGTGCTCGGCCCTCTTCCAGCCGGGTGCCACGCTGTCCCTGTGCGCCTCGGACGGCGTGTACGGGACGACCCCGGGCCCCGACGCCGGCACCGATGCGGGCACCGACGCCGGCTCGGATGCGGGCACCGACGCCGGGACCGACGCGGGCACCGATGCCGGAACCGACGCGGGCACGGACGCCGGAACGCCGCCGCCGGGCGCCGCGGGCTACCTGCACACCGAGGGGGCGAAGATCTACTCGTCCACGGGTCAGGTGGTGCGCCTCACCAGCGTGAACTGGTTCGGCTTCGAGGGCCCCTCGCGCGTGCCCTACGGGCTGGATCGCCGCACGCTGGGCGGCCTGCTCGATCAGGTGAAGTCGCTCGGCTACAACTCGCTGCGCCTGCCCTACAGCAACACCATGCTGCGCGACGGGGTGTACCCGGATCCGCTCAGCATGAACAACGCGCTCAATCCGGAGCTGGCCGGGCTCACGTCCCTGCAGGTGATGGATCGCATCATCGCGGCGGCCGGTGCGCGCGGGCTGCGCGTCGTGCTCGACCGGCACCGTCCGGACTCCAGCAGCCAGTCGGAGCTCTGGTACCGCTCCAACCGCGCCACCGAGGAGCAAGCGTGGATCGATGACTGGAAGATGCTCGCCCTGCGCTACAAGGGCAACCCCACCGTGGTGGGCATGGACCTGCACAACGAGCCGCACGGCCGCGCCACCTGGGGCGATGGCAACCTCGACACCGACTGGCGGCTCGCCGCCGAGCGCGCGGGCAACGCCATCCTCGGCGTGAACCCGGACCTGCTCATCATCGTGGAGGGCATCGAGATCTACCAGAACAACTGGTACTGGTGGGGCGGCAACCTGCGGGGCGCGCGCGACTACCCGGTGCGCCTCAACGTGCCGGGGCGCGTGGTGTACTCGGCGCACGACTACCCGGAGAGCGTCTACGGCCAGCCGTGGTTCCAGAACAAGGGCTCCACCGGCTACCCGGCCAACCTGCCCGGCGTGTGGGACGCCACCTGGGGCTTCCTCGTGAAGGAGAACCGCGCCCCGGTGTGGCTCGGGGAGTTCGGCACCAAGCTGCTCATCGACTCGGATCGCCAGTGGATCCAGACGCTCACGGGCTATCTCGCGAGCAACGGGATGAGCTTCTCCTTCTGGTCGCTCAATCCCAACTCCGATGACACCGGCGGCCTGCTCCAGGACGACTGGACGACGGTGCAGCAGGCGAAGCAGACGTACATCGCCCCCGCGCTCGCGCCGCTCATCCCCTGA